In Paenibacillus protaetiae, the genomic stretch ACATCTACGTTTCCGCTAGCGGCAGCTCCCAGGATTCTCCGTTCGTACAGTCGTTAAGAGGAAAAATCGAACAGCGCAAGGAAGGGCAAGGCTCGTTTTTTTTCGATTGGAACAATAAAACATACGCCGTTACTTATGGGCACGTATCCCGGATTGCGGAAACATGGATGTATGTATCCGCATCGCCGATTACAAGCATTACGGCTCCGGTGGTGCTCATATCCAAAATTATTTTTACAGTCAGCCTAAGCGCATTCCTCATTGCGGTGTTGCTGGCATGGCTGGCTTCCAAGCGGCTTTACTCGCCGGTGAAGCGGCTGATGGGCAACCTGCTTCCGGGGGTTTCTCCTTTCAGCAGACAGGAAGACGAGTTTACGCTGATTGAACGGGAGTGGAATGATTTAAGCCGGGAGAGCAAGGAGCTGAACGCCAAGCTGTCCGCCCAGCTGCCTTACGTTAAGGAAAGCTTCCTGCATCAGCTGGTACAAGGTTATTTGTACGCTTATTCCGAAGACGACCTGCTCTCCCGCATGGCCAGCTACAAGTGGGATGTAAGCGGCAAGCAGTTTGTGATGCTGTATGTGCAGCTGAACGGCATCGCCAGCATGGAGGGCAAGTTCAGCTACGGCGATGAAGGGCTTGTAACGTTTGCATCGGTCAATATGATTGAAGAGCTCGCGGGCAAATATTTTGAGCAGAGCAGCACGATTAACTTCCATGATCTTGGCGCGGGGCTGCTGCTTATACTGCCGGCAAACGAATCGTATATGGACAAAGTCCAGCCGTTCTGCGAAGAGCTGACTCAAGCGGTCAACCGGCTGCTCCTTATGCGGGTTACCGTTGCAGTCAGCCGTTCGATTGCCCATATAAGCGACGTGCCGTTTGCTTTTGAAGGGGTGAAGCATGCGGCCAGCTTCCGCAACTTCGACAATGAGAATCAGCTGATCGATATGGAACAGCTGAACTACGAGGACAGCTCCGAACCGCCTTATCCGTTTACGCTGGAGCGGGAGTTTATACAAGCGCTGCGCACCGGGCAGGAGGCCGACGCACGTACGCTGCTGTGTGATTTTATGCATGCATTGTCCGTACAGGGAGCCAAAGCGATTGACGTCCAGCAGGGCATGCTCCATTTGCTTGGTTCGGTTCAGCACGCCATACTGGTGTCCGGCATTCAGCCGAAACGGCTGTTCAAAGGCGCCAACTTATACGAGCAGCTGTCGCAAATTAAAGAACCGGGCCGCATTTGCGACTGGTTCCAGGCAAGGGTCATCGACCCGTTTATGAAAGA encodes the following:
- a CDS encoding helix-turn-helix transcriptional regulator, with the translated sequence MNTLTKESVSKMELINKQLGKFRLAGGSGKFYKKSLVLLLIVTSIPGIITGALVYWMAGGRLESELLKLHNYQIEQRAGNLDEQLENLELMLSHWAFDSRFDYSLSGHDFVRDFVKTRDIVNTLLVMQGSNTMIKNVNLYLQGEQPILFDPEYSSLQSGALTHIYDGLFTKKRETYWTQLSFNPSNPAQRDLTFVHLIPGGSMKPFGALLIRLDSDKVAQMLRTMTPYSDGENLLMEEGGDIYVSASGSSQDSPFVQSLRGKIEQRKEGQGSFFFDWNNKTYAVTYGHVSRIAETWMYVSASPITSITAPVVLISKIIFTVSLSAFLIAVLLAWLASKRLYSPVKRLMGNLLPGVSPFSRQEDEFTLIEREWNDLSRESKELNAKLSAQLPYVKESFLHQLVQGYLYAYSEDDLLSRMASYKWDVSGKQFVMLYVQLNGIASMEGKFSYGDEGLVTFASVNMIEELAGKYFEQSSTINFHDLGAGLLLILPANESYMDKVQPFCEELTQAVNRLLLMRVTVAVSRSIAHISDVPFAFEGVKHAASFRNFDNENQLIDMEQLNYEDSSEPPYPFTLEREFIQALRTGQEADARTLLCDFMHALSVQGAKAIDVQQGMLHLLGSVQHAILVSGIQPKRLFKGANLYEQLSQIKEPGRICDWFQARVIDPFMKELVGRSDLQVKRLIEEAMLFLQKNYMQDISLDNCADHIGTNPFFLSKSFKQVTGKNFIDYLTELRMDKAKELLRESELKINAVAEQVGYQHSYFNRIFKKLEGMTPTRYRELSRAE